From the Glandiceps talaboti chromosome 10, keGlaTala1.1, whole genome shotgun sequence genome, one window contains:
- the LOC144440863 gene encoding GTPase KRas-like yields MTEYKLVVVGAGGVGKSALTIQLIQNHFVDEYDPTIEDSYRKQVVIDGETCLLDILDTAGQEEYSAMRDQYMRTGEGFLCVFAVNNAKSFEDIGSYREQIKRVKDADDVPMVLVGNKCDLPTRAVDLREAYALAKSYGIPFVETSAKTRQGVDDAFYTLVREIRKYKERRGNLRKKSKGSRFKCQIL; encoded by the exons CTGGAGGCGTTGGTAAAAGTGCTCTCACAATCCAACTCATACAGAATCa TTTTGTTGATGAATATGACCCCACAATAG AGGATTCCTATCGTAAACAAGTCGTTATTGATGGAGAAACTTGTCTGCTTGATATTCTTGACACAGCAGGGCAAGAAGAATACAG TGCTATGAGAGACCAGTATATGAGGACAGGAGAAGgctttctgtgtgtgtttgcaGTCAACAATGCTAAGTCTTTTGAAGACATTGGGTCATACAGAGAACAAATCAAGCGAGTCAAAGATGCCGATGATGTACCTATGGTTT TGGTTGGAAATAAATGTGACTTGCCCACTAGAGCCGTTGATTTGAGAGAAGCATATGCACTAGCAAAGAGTTATGGAATACCTTTTGTAGAAACTTCAGCAAAAACAAGACAGGGTGTG GATGATGCATTTTACACATTGGTTAGAGAAATCAGAAAATAT AAAGAAAGACGTGGAAATCTTCGGAAGAAATCCAAAGGCAGCCgattcaaatgtcaaattttgtaa